One part of the Pandoraea faecigallinarum genome encodes these proteins:
- a CDS encoding LysR family transcriptional regulator, whose product MANIDVRLLRYFIAVAETGHMTRAAQRLGIGQPPLSQQIRVLETQLGVTLFERLPRGMALTDAGQAFLADAYDVVRKLDQAVDDVRRVAAGIKGRLSVGFTSSAALHPFVPTVIRAFRSDAPSVSLMLDEASTGDLLDGLRAGHIDVAFIRQPQGNTGEVVVVPVLEEPMVLAVPSAHPLARTGRGGKPGKAGVPMTAIASEKLILYRRRAGQGLYDAIIAACHGAGFSPAIDQEAPRLLTTLSLVAAGLGVSVVPASLMRMQIEGIVYRPLSPPPRAPLCCAYREGVLAGPTARLLDHVRTVAAGQAA is encoded by the coding sequence ATGGCAAATATCGACGTGCGCTTGCTGCGCTACTTCATTGCGGTGGCTGAAACCGGGCACATGACGCGCGCGGCGCAGCGCCTGGGTATCGGGCAGCCGCCGCTCTCGCAACAGATCCGGGTGCTGGAGACACAATTGGGCGTGACGCTGTTCGAGCGGCTGCCGCGCGGCATGGCGCTCACCGATGCCGGTCAGGCGTTTCTCGCCGATGCCTACGATGTCGTGCGCAAGCTCGATCAGGCGGTGGACGACGTCCGGCGTGTGGCAGCGGGCATCAAGGGGCGGCTCTCCGTGGGCTTCACCAGTTCGGCGGCGCTGCATCCGTTCGTGCCGACGGTGATTCGCGCGTTTCGCAGCGATGCGCCGTCGGTCTCCCTCATGCTCGACGAGGCGAGCACGGGCGACCTGCTTGATGGGCTGCGCGCCGGGCATATCGACGTGGCATTCATCCGGCAGCCGCAAGGCAATACGGGCGAGGTCGTTGTCGTGCCGGTGCTGGAGGAGCCGATGGTGCTGGCGGTGCCGTCCGCGCATCCGCTGGCGCGCACGGGGCGGGGCGGCAAGCCGGGCAAAGCCGGCGTGCCCATGACCGCCATTGCTTCCGAGAAGCTGATTCTCTATCGGCGGCGCGCGGGGCAGGGGCTGTACGACGCGATCATCGCCGCCTGCCACGGTGCCGGATTCAGCCCGGCCATCGACCAGGAGGCGCCGCGTCTGCTCACGACGCTCTCGCTCGTCGCCGCGGGACTCGGGGTGTCGGTAGTGCCGGCATCGCTCATGCGCATGCAGATCGAAGGGATCGTGTACCGGCCGCTTTCGCCGCCGCCACGCGCGCCGTTGTGCTGCGCATATCGGGAAGGCGTGCTGGCAGGGCCGACGGCGCGGCTGCTCGATCACGTGCGCACGGTGGCGGCCGGGCAAGCCGCATGA
- a CDS encoding chromate transporter, whose product MSSTPSTPSAPAGPSDPSAPATAPSDATPRSLPAPSATASSPFATNTPSVRTLFLGFLGLGMTAFGGALPLARRMIVEKHRWITPAEFTDLLGLCQFLPGGNIINLSVALGMRFHGWRGAAASILGLIAAPSAVVIALGTIYQRFQNDPHVKHLFAGLAAAAAGLLIQMAWKVAWPLRKSLALGGVAVACFIAIAVLRVPLVLTMLVMTPISIYATWQVSQ is encoded by the coding sequence ATGTCTTCCACGCCCTCCACGCCCTCAGCTCCCGCCGGTCCCTCCGATCCCTCAGCTCCCGCGACGGCCCCATCCGACGCCACTCCCCGCTCGCTTCCCGCCCCGTCTGCGACGGCGTCTTCCCCGTTTGCCACGAATACGCCGAGCGTGCGCACGCTCTTCCTCGGCTTCCTGGGGCTTGGCATGACGGCCTTCGGCGGCGCGTTGCCGCTGGCGCGGCGCATGATCGTCGAGAAGCATCGCTGGATCACGCCCGCCGAATTCACCGACCTGCTCGGCCTGTGTCAGTTTCTTCCGGGCGGCAACATCATCAACCTGTCGGTCGCGCTCGGCATGCGCTTTCATGGATGGCGCGGCGCCGCTGCGTCGATTCTCGGATTGATTGCCGCGCCGTCGGCCGTCGTCATCGCGCTCGGCACGATTTACCAGCGTTTCCAGAACGATCCGCACGTGAAGCACCTCTTCGCCGGATTGGCGGCCGCCGCTGCGGGCCTGCTGATCCAAATGGCGTGGAAAGTGGCGTGGCCATTGCGCAAGTCGCTGGCGCTGGGGGGCGTGGCAGTGGCGTGCTTCATTGCGATTGCCGTGCTGCGCGTGCCGCTCGTGCTGACCATGCTCGTGATGACGCCGATCTCGATCTATGCCACGTGGCAGGTGTCGCAATGA
- a CDS encoding chromate transporter: MTGTLISLALIFTQLSVLAFGGGNTILPEMERQVVDLHHWMTSEEFSALFALGQAAPGPNLMIVTLVGWHVAGWQGMLVTSIAKFGPSSLITVGVLHLWERFKDRPWRRIVQAGLMPMTAGLVAASAALIAEASATSWLLAGITASVAVLAIRTSVHPLWWLAAGSVAGLLGGAYL, encoded by the coding sequence ATGACCGGCACCCTCATCTCGCTCGCGCTGATCTTCACGCAGTTGTCGGTGCTCGCGTTCGGCGGCGGCAACACGATCCTGCCGGAGATGGAGCGTCAGGTCGTCGACCTGCACCACTGGATGACGTCGGAAGAATTCAGCGCACTGTTCGCACTGGGACAGGCCGCCCCGGGCCCGAACCTCATGATCGTGACGCTGGTCGGCTGGCATGTTGCCGGATGGCAGGGCATGCTCGTCACGTCGATTGCAAAGTTCGGGCCGTCGTCGCTCATCACGGTCGGCGTTCTGCATCTGTGGGAGCGCTTCAAGGACCGGCCGTGGCGACGCATCGTGCAAGCCGGGCTGATGCCGATGACGGCGGGCCTCGTCGCCGCCAGCGCCGCGCTGATCGCCGAGGCGTCGGCAACGTCATGGCTGCTCGCCGGCATTACGGCCAGCGTGGCCGTGCTGGCCATCCGGACCAGCGTCCACCCGCTGTGGTGGCTCGCGGCGGGCAGTGTCGCCGGGTTGCTCGGCGGCGCGTATCTGTGA
- a CDS encoding LysE family translocator has translation MPTLTTLATFVAVVLGLFLIPGPAVLLTITRTVQGGRRAGVMTGMGIAFGDLVHTLFAALGLSAVLMTSALAFDVVKYAGAAYLIYLGIRALWERPSDPQLPAAPKVSPRRAFAQAVATEVLNPKTALFFLAFMPQFVRASEGNVFMQFLVLGMVFVAMSALYTAAVAMSVRPLGKFVGRFTWLLRWQGKIIGTIFIGLGLRVAMQQR, from the coding sequence ATGCCGACGCTCACCACGCTTGCTACCTTCGTTGCTGTCGTTCTCGGGCTGTTTCTGATTCCCGGGCCCGCGGTCCTGCTCACCATCACGCGCACCGTGCAAGGCGGACGTCGCGCGGGCGTCATGACCGGCATGGGGATCGCATTCGGCGACCTCGTCCACACGTTGTTCGCGGCGCTCGGGTTGTCCGCCGTGCTGATGACCTCGGCGTTGGCGTTCGACGTCGTGAAATATGCCGGTGCGGCCTATCTGATCTATCTCGGGATCCGGGCGCTATGGGAGCGTCCGTCCGATCCGCAACTGCCTGCCGCCCCGAAGGTATCGCCGCGACGTGCATTTGCGCAGGCCGTGGCGACCGAGGTGCTCAACCCCAAGACCGCGCTTTTCTTCCTCGCCTTCATGCCGCAGTTCGTGCGCGCAAGCGAGGGCAACGTCTTCATGCAGTTCCTCGTACTGGGGATGGTCTTCGTCGCGATGAGCGCGCTCTACACTGCCGCCGTCGCCATGTCGGTGCGCCCGCTCGGCAAGTTCGTGGGACGCTTTACGTGGCTGCTTCGCTGGCAAGGCAAGATCATCGGCACCATCTTCATCGGACTGGGTCTGCGAGTTGCCATGCAGCAGCGCTGA
- a CDS encoding DUF3047 domain-containing protein — translation MQRIVPTLRPLSSQRPSPSVPRAPRRRFAAFASFVRSVAYTAYVASAAAAGAYLPLARAADAPPPGPAAIPFSKAPAGNTLPAGWQNLPVVSGKKLTVYTVVADGKRNVIEASSADSASALVAKGDGIDLSATPVVAWRWKVEKGIPGADNRASDKEDAPARLVFFFDGDKSSLSFGERAAMTLAKAGGEDLPYATLMYIWSDDAPVGGIIQNPHTDRVQMIVVAGSDASTGKWQTFSRNLAADYERVYKEKPGKLLGYGVFTDSDNTHASAHAWYGDVRFEAGK, via the coding sequence ATGCAACGCATTGTCCCGACGCTTCGTCCGTTGTCCTCGCAACGTCCTTCCCCGTCCGTTCCGCGCGCGCCGCGCCGCCGGTTCGCAGCATTCGCATCGTTCGTGCGGTCCGTTGCGTACACCGCTTATGTCGCATCGGCAGCCGCCGCCGGCGCATATCTGCCGCTCGCGCGGGCCGCCGACGCACCGCCGCCCGGCCCTGCCGCCATCCCCTTTTCAAAAGCTCCGGCGGGCAACACGTTGCCAGCCGGATGGCAAAACCTGCCGGTCGTCAGCGGCAAGAAACTCACCGTCTACACCGTGGTGGCCGATGGCAAGCGCAACGTGATCGAAGCGAGTTCCGCCGACTCGGCATCGGCGCTCGTGGCCAAAGGCGACGGCATCGATCTGAGCGCGACGCCTGTCGTCGCGTGGCGCTGGAAAGTCGAAAAGGGCATTCCCGGCGCGGACAACCGGGCGAGCGACAAGGAAGACGCGCCGGCGCGGCTGGTGTTCTTCTTCGACGGCGACAAGTCCTCGCTCTCGTTCGGCGAGCGGGCCGCCATGACACTGGCGAAAGCCGGCGGTGAAGACCTTCCCTATGCCACGCTCATGTACATCTGGTCCGACGACGCGCCGGTGGGCGGCATCATCCAGAACCCTCACACCGACCGGGTGCAAATGATCGTGGTCGCGGGAAGTGACGCATCGACCGGCAAGTGGCAAACGTTCTCACGCAATCTCGCAGCCGACTACGAGCGGGTCTATAAGGAGAAACCGGGCAAACTGCTCGGTTACGGCGTCTTCACCGACAGCGATAACACGCATGCCAGCGCACATGCGTGGTACGGCGACGTGCGCTTCGAGGCGGGCAAGTGA